A genomic stretch from Kogia breviceps isolate mKogBre1 chromosome 1, mKogBre1 haplotype 1, whole genome shotgun sequence includes:
- the LACTBL1 gene encoding putative beta-lactamase-like 1 gives MTGCFLWQYYLPKLKTGSLGPQVTSAPMRMCPQHPEPVPLAHPLPVLKEALKKVDRILRQALSAPGLAAMSAAVIHNDTVLWTGNFGRKNGSDPASVPPNEYTMYRISSISKIFPVLMLYRLWEEGIVASLDDPLERYAGTFTINNPLGMASAPKQKSLMDRLEEVGPAPRPSPVTLRRMASQLSGLPRRLRSTSLLWRGSTQEALNLLKDDVLVADPGTRCHYSTLAFSLLAHVLAAHTAQGDYQHWILENVLEPLGMEDTGFDLTPPVRARLAAGFYGSGRPAPLYDLGWYRPSGQMYSTTADLAKLAMVLLGSGPQRLLRPDAYKTLLAPLLACPGAYFANETGTPWEFHAQRGYRVVRKDGDLDGYAATFSLVPPLRLGLVLLLAGPRPPGPDLVAQAYDVLLPAMERALREAALSPAPPPSVRPFAGYFTFANLTFYEVRAGPAGELRLRQFGPRVEALVPPAFRTLALRHLRGRVFQLHVAREFPCALPLGDSWLSLEAQHGQLVNFYPLDHHGLSPGFDVPGLNTYRVLRLSHKPVFKTQ, from the exons ATGACTGGCTGCTTCCTGTGGCAGTATTACCTCCCCAAGCTGAAGACCG GTTCCTTGGGACCACAGGTGACCTCTGCCCCCATGAGGATGTGTCCCCAGCACCCTGAGCCTGTGCCCCTggcccaccccctccccgtgtTGAAGGAGGCCCTGAAAAAG GTGGACAGGATCCTGCGCCAGGCACTGTCTGCCCCAGGCCTGGCTGCTATGTCTGCAGCTGTCATCCACAACGACACTGTGCTCTGGACCGGGAACTTCGGAAGGAAGAATGGTTCAGACCCGGCTTCTGTGCCCCCCAATGAGTACACCATGTACCG GATCTCCAGCATCTCCAAGATCTTTCCCGTGCTGATGCTGTACCGCCTGTGGGAGGAGGGCATCGTGGCCTCTCTAGATGACCCTCTGGAGCGGTACGCCGGCACCTTCACCATTAACAACCCACTGGGCATGGCATCGGCCCCCAAACAAAAGAGCTTGATGGATCGTCTGGAGGAGGTGGGCCCAGCCCCAAGGCCTTCACCCGTCACCCTCCGAAGGATGGCCAGCCAGCTCTCAG GGCTGCCCCGAAGGCTCCGTTCCACTTCGCTGCTGTGGAGGGGCAGCACCCAGGAGGCCCTGAACCTGCTCAAGGATGATGTGCTGGTGGCAGACCCAGGAACCAG ATGCCATTACAGCACGCTGGCCTTCTCGCTTCTGGCCCATGTCCTGGCAGCCCACACTGCCCAGGGTGACTACCAGCACTGGATCTTGGAGAACGTGCTGGAACCGCTGGGGATGGAAGACACAGGCTTCGATCTGACACCTCCTGTGCGTGCCCGCTTGGCAGCTGGCTTTTATGGCAGCGGGCGGCCGGCGCCGCTGTACGACCTGGGCTGGTACCGCCCGTCAGGCCAGATGTACTCCACCACCGCTGACCTGGCCAAGCTGGCCATGGTGCTACTGGGAAGCGGGCCCCAGCGGCTTCTGCGGCCTGACGCGTATAAGACACTACTGGCTCCGCTGCTGGCCTGCCCGGGCGCCTACTTCGCCAACGAGACTGGCACACCGTGGGAGTTCCACGCGCAGCGGGGCTACCGCGTGGTGCGCAAGGACGGTGACCTGGACGGCTACGCCGCCACCTTCTCCCTGGTGCCGCCGCTGCGCCTGGGCCTCGTGCTGCTCCTGGCCGGGCCGAGGCCGCCAGGGCCTGACCTGGTGGCTCAGGCCTACGACGTGCTCCTGCCGGCTATGGAGAGGGCCCTTCGGGAGGCTGCGCTCAGCCCGGCTCCGCCGCCCAGTGTGCGACCCTTCGCCGGCTACTTCACCTTTGCCAATTTGACGTTCTACGAAGTGCGCGCCGGGCCGGCGGGTGAGCTGCGCCTGCGCCAGTTCGGGCCCCGCGTGGAGGCGCTGGTGCCCCCGGCGTTCCGCACGTTGGCGCTGCGCCACCTGCGCGGCCGCGTCTTCCAGCTGCATGTGGCCCGCGAATTTCCATGCGCGCTGCCGCTGGGTGACTCCTGGCTGTCCCTTGAGGCCCAGCATGGGCAGCTCGTCAACTTCTACCCCTTGGACCACCACGGGCTTTCCCCCGGCTTCGACGTGCCGGGCCTCAACACGTACCGGGTGTTGCGGCTGTCTCACAAGCCGGTATTCAAGACCCAGTGA